One region of Cobetia sp. cqz5-12 genomic DNA includes:
- the mlaD gene encoding outer membrane lipid asymmetry maintenance protein MlaD: protein MKRTRMLEFGVGLFILAGFLGMVFLGLRVSGVTFQQADDTFVLNANFSGIGSLKARSKVTMAGVAVGSVEKIELDPKWFDARVTMKLDSSLRGKLSKDTTAAILTSGLLGEQYIGLSTGGDPDVLEDGDTIRDTQSALVLEELIQQFVSNFSKS from the coding sequence ATGAAACGTACCCGCATGCTCGAGTTCGGCGTGGGCCTGTTCATACTCGCTGGTTTCCTGGGAATGGTCTTCCTGGGGCTGCGCGTCAGCGGCGTCACGTTCCAGCAGGCCGATGACACCTTCGTGCTCAATGCCAACTTCTCAGGGATCGGAAGCCTCAAGGCGCGGTCAAAGGTCACGATGGCAGGTGTCGCCGTCGGCAGCGTCGAGAAGATCGAGCTGGACCCGAAGTGGTTTGACGCCCGTGTCACGATGAAGCTGGACAGCAGCCTGCGTGGCAAGCTGAGCAAGGACACCACCGCCGCCATCCTGACGTCCGGCCTGCTGGGCGAGCAGTACATCGGCCTGAGCACCGGGGGAGACCCGGACGTGCTGGAGGACGGCGATACCATTCGCGATACCCAGTCTGCACTGGTGCTGGAAGAGTTGATCCAGCAGTTCGTGTCCAATTTTTCGAAGAGCTGA